One Thermococcus eurythermalis DNA segment encodes these proteins:
- a CDS encoding SagB/ThcOx family dehydrogenase yields MRVELPSPRRKGEISVEEAINLRRSIRKYKDEPLTLEQVSQILWAAYGVNAHGKRTSPSAGACYPFEVYVAVSNVEGLEPGLYHYDGESHTRELAREGNLNGPLAKACLDQEHVERAPINIIIVAHYERTTRRYGERGYRYVHIDAGHMGQNIYLQVTALRLGTVAVGAFRDEEVKEILGVPGDPLYIFPVGVPVD; encoded by the coding sequence ATGAGGGTTGAACTGCCTTCTCCGAGGCGTAAGGGCGAGATAAGTGTGGAAGAAGCCATAAACCTTAGGAGGAGCATTAGGAAGTACAAAGACGAGCCTCTAACACTTGAACAGGTCTCCCAGATACTCTGGGCCGCCTACGGGGTAAACGCCCACGGAAAGAGGACTTCTCCGAGTGCCGGCGCGTGCTACCCCTTCGAGGTCTACGTGGCAGTCTCGAACGTTGAAGGTCTTGAGCCCGGCCTCTACCACTACGACGGCGAGAGCCACACCCGTGAACTGGCACGCGAAGGGAACTTAAACGGCCCACTGGCGAAAGCCTGTCTCGACCAAGAGCACGTTGAGAGGGCGCCGATAAATATCATAATCGTCGCCCACTACGAGAGGACGACGAGGAGATACGGTGAAAGGGGCTATCGCTATGTCCACATAGACGCCGGCCACATGGGGCAGAACATCTACCTGCAGGTCACGGCCCTGAGACTGGGGACGGTTGCAGTGGGGGCCTTCAGGGACGAGGAAGTAAAAGAGATACTAGGTGTGCCTGGAGACCCGCTGTACATCTTCCCGGTCGGGGTTCCGGTGGATTAA
- a CDS encoding low molecular weight phosphatase family protein, giving the protein MGCRDRCPYAPPEKTWDWGLEDPYRKPIEKYREVRDEIKRRVLKLIEDLKAGKGREEIIGRKGTFTP; this is encoded by the coding sequence ATGGGCTGTCGCGACAGGTGCCCCTACGCTCCCCCTGAGAAGACATGGGACTGGGGGCTTGAAGACCCTTACAGGAAGCCGATAGAGAAGTACCGCGAGGTGAGGGACGAGATAAAGAGGAGGGTCCTCAAGCTCATTGAAGACTTGAAAGCGGGCAAGGGCAGAGAGGAGATAATTGGGAGAAAGGGTACTTTCACTCCCTGA
- a CDS encoding helix-turn-helix domain-containing protein: MVKVPRWMMGDMAVLKNLMMTLKPLMAEPRRSIIRILSDGIKGTNEIYQALQERGLNMPRSTLYYHLSALEDMGIIEMAGYREVGGGAPEKLWKLKVRKVGIDLVTGEIFRE, from the coding sequence GTGGTGAAGGTGCCGAGGTGGATGATGGGTGACATGGCAGTTTTGAAGAACCTCATGATGACCCTCAAGCCCTTGATGGCCGAACCGAGGCGGAGCATCATAAGAATCCTGAGCGATGGTATAAAAGGGACAAACGAGATATACCAGGCCCTTCAGGAGAGGGGCCTCAACATGCCCCGCTCAACGCTCTACTACCACCTCTCTGCCCTCGAGGACATGGGGATAATCGAGATGGCAGGGTACAGAGAGGTGGGTGGTGGAGCGCCCGAGAAGCTCTGGAAGCTTAAGGTCAGGAAGGTCGGCATAGACCTCGTCACGGGGGAGATATTCAGGGAGTGA
- a CDS encoding sulfite exporter TauE/SafE family protein, with the protein MFGMVILTYILASVFAIAGMGAAGVLIPNYIAMGLGVHAAMLLGLTQNTAELTVATAMNWKKGLIEWRKVARVFVPAALFVPLGAYVNVHIPRVLVLVAFALFLLFALYRMLSSGMVEGGDGWKIYALGAVEGFTAGLIGMDAAPIALIAFSYFSRNPKKVSANTAATALGVSSVTLLTYTIMLPKIPIAMETLVAVGTAGFLGGITGSLLMHRIKPLYVRYTMLAILSLALVEIVKKIFEANVPETLHVLSVGVVVGGFLAFLYGMGRHMARRPSPAP; encoded by the coding sequence ATGTTTGGGATGGTGATACTCACCTACATCCTCGCGAGCGTGTTCGCGATAGCTGGAATGGGAGCGGCTGGAGTGCTCATACCCAACTACATAGCCATGGGGCTGGGCGTTCACGCGGCCATGCTGCTCGGGCTGACGCAGAACACGGCGGAGCTGACCGTGGCAACCGCGATGAACTGGAAGAAGGGCCTCATAGAGTGGAGAAAGGTTGCGAGGGTCTTCGTCCCCGCGGCGCTCTTCGTGCCTTTGGGGGCGTACGTGAACGTCCACATTCCGAGGGTCCTCGTGCTGGTGGCCTTTGCGCTGTTCCTGCTCTTCGCCCTCTACCGCATGCTCTCCAGCGGAATGGTGGAAGGCGGCGACGGCTGGAAAATCTACGCGCTCGGGGCAGTCGAGGGCTTCACCGCAGGACTCATAGGCATGGACGCGGCGCCAATAGCGCTCATAGCCTTCTCGTACTTCTCCAGAAATCCGAAGAAGGTCTCGGCGAACACGGCGGCAACTGCACTCGGAGTTTCGAGCGTTACCCTGCTGACGTACACTATCATGCTCCCGAAGATACCCATAGCGATGGAAACCCTCGTGGCGGTGGGGACTGCTGGCTTCCTCGGCGGGATAACGGGCTCGCTCCTGATGCACAGGATAAAGCCACTCTACGTCCGCTACACGATGCTGGCAATACTCTCGCTGGCCCTCGTTGAGATTGTGAAGAAGATATTCGAGGCGAACGTGCCCGAGACGCTCCACGTACTCAGCGTAGGGGTCGTGGTGGGCGGCTTCCTGGCCTTCCTGTACGGAATGGGAAGGCACATGGCGAGAAGGCCCTCCCCTGCCCCTTGA
- a CDS encoding arsenic resistance protein, producing MMPMFEKLAKNLKKNLLWYSLIAIGLGWALGLAFHDFAMVHKTLLSNLTTVLVFLMIYPMMVNLNLERIPKVLKEPKPVLLSLVYNFVLTPLIAFLLVKGFIHDPNLALGFLLVMLVPGSSMSIGYTGLAGGDLEVATVALGVNFLLIPLMLPLWVKLLGSAYNVPVPLSLLLKTVFVVLILPMFLGDLTRRLLIRRLGEKGFSKLKPLFGSITMTTMLLLVGLIFFMKAQLLLSKWFILVELAVVNTVYMLLMLALITWLDRALGLSYEEHMGIVFLSVGKNNGTAIAIATLAFQPLVAIPAATLPIFQIIFLILYLRLAERVKCFFEVNMCSKGTSGEPEVG from the coding sequence ATGATGCCCATGTTTGAAAAACTTGCTAAAAACCTTAAGAAAAACCTCCTCTGGTACTCACTCATTGCCATAGGCTTAGGTTGGGCCCTCGGGCTTGCTTTTCATGACTTTGCAATGGTTCACAAAACCCTACTCAGCAACCTGACGACGGTTCTTGTGTTCCTCATGATATACCCGATGATGGTGAACCTCAACCTGGAGAGGATACCAAAGGTTCTGAAGGAACCGAAGCCAGTCCTCTTAAGCCTCGTCTACAACTTCGTGCTGACTCCACTCATAGCTTTCCTGCTCGTTAAGGGCTTCATCCACGACCCAAACCTTGCACTCGGCTTCCTCCTCGTCATGCTGGTTCCGGGGTCTTCGATGAGCATAGGCTACACGGGGTTAGCTGGGGGAGACCTCGAAGTTGCCACAGTTGCATTGGGCGTTAACTTCCTGTTAATACCCCTAATGCTTCCACTCTGGGTAAAGCTACTCGGAAGTGCCTATAACGTCCCGGTTCCGCTCTCCCTGCTCCTTAAGACTGTCTTTGTAGTTCTCATACTGCCGATGTTCCTCGGCGACCTTACGAGAAGGCTCCTCATAAGGAGACTTGGCGAGAAAGGGTTCTCAAAACTAAAACCCCTCTTTGGCTCAATTACCATGACAACAATGCTCCTGCTCGTTGGCTTGATATTCTTCATGAAGGCACAGCTGTTACTGAGCAAGTGGTTCATTCTCGTCGAGCTGGCCGTTGTGAACACGGTTTACATGCTCCTAATGCTCGCTCTAATAACGTGGCTGGACAGAGCCCTTGGCCTCAGCTATGAGGAGCATATGGGAATAGTCTTCCTTAGCGTTGGGAAGAACAACGGAACGGCGATAGCTATAGCCACGCTCGCGTTCCAGCCACTTGTAGCGATTCCTGCGGCGACTCTACCGATATTCCAGATAATCTTCCTAATCCTCTACCTGAGGCTCGCGGAGAGGGTAAAATGTTTCTTTGAGGTGAACATGTGTTCCAAAGGGACAAGCGGAGAGCCCGAGGTGGGCTAA
- a CDS encoding SLC13 family permease: MVDPGLPRRTPELIDWESLSVITALIMASKGLELSGIFSRLAPHLIRAANHSERRLMVLFILVISLSSAVIMNDTAMLVFIPLVVATSKIARVDTARAVTLSAIAANVGSALTPIGNPQNIIIWHSYGLGFMEFVRSMFPFVSLWLVILLAFSITIKNRKLSVEWIPPVALRKTLLVVSLVSLVADILLTEIGKAPLAFIFTLFAFLLLGREVLKGFDWALVLTFAFIFIDFNELAFLLRNADLKFPTGGVGLFFVSAVLSQLFSNVPATVLLLASKPEWLPLSLGVNVGGSGIVVGSMANLIALRIAWVSVRDFHRYSIPYFLVALLVSALFLL, encoded by the coding sequence GTGGTTGACCCGGGCCTTCCACGCAGAACCCCCGAACTTATAGACTGGGAGAGCCTTTCGGTCATAACAGCACTTATAATGGCCTCCAAGGGGCTTGAACTGTCCGGTATCTTCTCAAGGCTCGCTCCCCACCTGATACGGGCCGCCAACCACTCGGAAAGACGCCTCATGGTGCTCTTCATCCTGGTGATTTCTCTTTCCTCCGCGGTTATCATGAACGACACGGCCATGCTGGTCTTCATCCCCCTCGTCGTTGCAACATCTAAGATTGCTCGGGTGGACACAGCGAGGGCAGTAACGCTCTCCGCCATCGCGGCCAACGTGGGCTCTGCCCTCACCCCCATAGGCAACCCCCAGAACATCATAATATGGCACAGCTACGGCCTCGGGTTCATGGAGTTCGTCCGTTCGATGTTTCCCTTCGTGTCCCTCTGGCTCGTTATCCTCCTTGCGTTCTCCATAACCATAAAAAACCGGAAGCTCTCGGTTGAATGGATCCCGCCGGTTGCCCTTAGAAAGACTCTCCTCGTGGTTTCTCTTGTCTCTTTGGTCGCGGACATACTTCTGACCGAGATCGGGAAGGCTCCGCTTGCTTTCATTTTCACACTCTTTGCTTTTCTGTTGTTGGGTAGGGAAGTGCTTAAGGGTTTTGACTGGGCGCTGGTTTTGACCTTTGCCTTCATATTCATTGATTTCAACGAGCTCGCTTTCCTTCTGAGGAACGCCGATTTAAAATTCCCAACTGGGGGCGTTGGACTCTTCTTTGTCTCCGCTGTCTTGAGCCAGCTGTTCAGTAACGTCCCTGCGACGGTTCTCCTTTTGGCCAGCAAACCGGAGTGGCTTCCACTCTCTCTGGGGGTCAACGTAGGGGGAAGCGGCATAGTTGTGGGTTCTATGGCTAATCTCATAGCCCTCAGGATAGCGTGGGTCAGCGTGAGGGACTTCCACCGCTATTCCATTCCCTACTTCCTCGTGGCCCTTTTGGTATCCGCGCTCTTTCTCTTATAG
- a CDS encoding ATP-binding cassette domain-containing protein codes for MKAIEVVGLTKYYDSFLAVDNLSFSVRKGEIFGFLGPNGAGKTTTVRTITGVLRPNSGEIRVLGYDMLDEREKIRARERTGIVPEMANPYVDLTAMQNLRLMGELYGMGRREIERRSVELLRLFDLYEKRNVKVKAFSKGMRQRLILAMAMISDPELLILDEPTSGLDVLSARLIKDVIREEKRKGKTIFMTTHNMVDANELCERIGIIRRGKLIAIDTPEKLKQLVKGSVSVEVSFEPMRLEPSEIASATRVELMGDKARVFTNDPDATVRELVHYAERNNLRIVSLKTLSPSLEDVFIKLVGERND; via the coding sequence ATGAAGGCCATAGAAGTCGTCGGGCTCACCAAGTACTACGATTCATTCCTCGCCGTTGATAACTTGAGCTTCTCTGTACGGAAGGGAGAGATTTTCGGTTTTCTCGGCCCGAACGGGGCGGGAAAGACGACAACAGTCAGGACGATTACAGGTGTTTTGAGGCCGAATTCAGGGGAGATAAGGGTTCTCGGCTACGACATGCTTGACGAGAGGGAAAAGATAAGGGCGAGGGAGAGAACGGGAATAGTCCCAGAGATGGCCAACCCCTACGTGGATTTAACGGCGATGCAGAACCTCAGGCTCATGGGCGAGCTCTACGGGATGGGAAGGAGGGAGATAGAGAGGCGCTCGGTTGAGCTTCTCAGGCTATTTGACCTCTACGAGAAGAGGAACGTGAAGGTAAAAGCTTTTTCCAAGGGCATGAGACAGCGTCTAATCCTCGCGATGGCGATGATAAGCGACCCGGAGCTTCTAATCCTCGATGAGCCAACGAGCGGGCTCGACGTCCTGAGCGCACGCCTGATAAAGGACGTCATCCGCGAGGAGAAGAGGAAGGGAAAGACGATATTCATGACGACCCACAACATGGTTGACGCAAACGAGCTGTGCGAGAGGATTGGAATCATAAGGAGGGGAAAGCTAATAGCGATTGACACGCCCGAGAAGCTAAAGCAGCTGGTCAAAGGAAGTGTTTCGGTCGAGGTCAGCTTTGAGCCGATGAGGCTTGAGCCCTCGGAGATAGCCTCTGCAACGAGGGTCGAGCTGATGGGGGACAAGGCGAGGGTTTTCACGAACGACCCAGATGCAACGGTTAGGGAGCTCGTCCACTACGCCGAGAGAAATAACCTGCGGATAGTGAGCCTCAAAACGCTGTCGCCCTCGCTGGAGGACGTCTTCATCAAGCTGGTGGGTGAGAGAAATGATTGA
- a CDS encoding ABC transporter permease translates to MIETLKRSFAIAKKDMRIFYLKGPVVIMGLIFPFFLFLAFMIGRNLSGAHLLVALTAMTAFFTSTAVGPTIIPWECRGRTFERLITAPVSLTTVLLGDFQASLYFGLAITFAIAVPAMLYLSVHPSIWLFVLSTLLAVGCFSAMTVLMSSYPPTDVPADVMMLSSLVKFSLLFISGIFVPIENLPAYGRWISLVSPLTYYVDALRHSLGSGYLPVWLDLLMLALFGLAFFFTGTAIHRKVLERRFT, encoded by the coding sequence ATGATTGAAACGCTCAAACGCTCCTTCGCCATAGCGAAGAAGGACATGCGCATCTTCTACCTCAAGGGTCCTGTCGTGATAATGGGTCTCATCTTCCCCTTCTTCCTGTTCTTAGCTTTCATGATAGGGCGCAACCTCTCTGGGGCTCATCTCCTCGTTGCTCTAACAGCTATGACGGCCTTCTTCACGTCAACGGCCGTCGGCCCCACGATAATCCCGTGGGAGTGCAGGGGAAGGACGTTCGAGAGGCTCATAACCGCTCCAGTTTCACTGACGACGGTGCTCCTCGGCGACTTTCAGGCTTCCCTCTACTTCGGGCTTGCGATAACGTTCGCGATAGCGGTTCCCGCAATGCTCTACCTCTCAGTTCACCCCTCCATTTGGCTCTTTGTCCTGTCCACGCTCCTGGCCGTTGGGTGCTTCTCCGCAATGACAGTGTTAATGTCCTCCTATCCGCCCACTGACGTTCCAGCCGACGTCATGATGCTGTCGTCGCTCGTCAAGTTCTCGCTCCTCTTCATCAGCGGCATCTTCGTCCCCATAGAAAACCTGCCCGCCTACGGCAGGTGGATTTCCCTCGTCTCTCCGCTGACGTACTACGTTGACGCCCTGAGGCACTCCCTCGGTAGTGGATATTTGCCAGTGTGGCTCGACCTTCTGATGCTGGCCCTGTTTGGCCTCGCGTTCTTCTTCACGGGCACTGCAATCCACAGAAAAGTCCTGGAGAGGAGGTTCACTTAG
- a CDS encoding OsmC family protein: MERLEYNAELKWDGNVGSEVKVREFSFRIDTNTDGHNTGPNPTEYLLAAIGGCLTVNWGRLIKKMRLKVGGMEITVSGWRDRKEPQLREITYRIRIVTDEPEKKILRVKELAEKYGTVFNTVGAEKIKGEVEMVRPK, translated from the coding sequence ATGGAGCGCCTTGAATACAACGCCGAACTCAAGTGGGACGGGAACGTTGGGAGCGAGGTAAAGGTCAGGGAGTTCTCCTTCAGGATAGACACGAATACTGATGGACACAACACCGGGCCCAACCCGACCGAGTACCTGCTCGCCGCCATAGGCGGTTGTCTAACCGTAAACTGGGGAAGGCTAATCAAGAAGATGCGCCTGAAGGTTGGGGGCATGGAGATAACCGTCTCGGGGTGGAGGGACAGAAAAGAGCCCCAGCTAAGGGAGATTACCTACAGAATCCGAATTGTGACGGACGAGCCCGAGAAGAAGATACTCCGCGTCAAGGAGCTCGCCGAGAAGTACGGAACTGTTTTCAACACGGTAGGGGCGGAGAAGATAAAGGGAGAAGTGGAGATGGTCAGGCCTAAGTGA
- a CDS encoding helix-turn-helix domain-containing protein, whose translation MELVEWGYGDTYFFLGSDVIKLVEIKFKEDVNPEEIAEKLLGIHHVKDAKLIRKQLETLLLAYKSGYFDSPRRVTLRDLAEMLNSAPQR comes from the coding sequence ATGGAGCTGGTCGAGTGGGGCTACGGGGACACCTACTTCTTCCTCGGGAGCGACGTGATAAAGCTCGTGGAGATCAAGTTCAAGGAAGACGTAAATCCCGAGGAAATAGCTGAAAAACTCCTTGGAATCCACCACGTCAAGGACGCAAAGCTCATCAGAAAGCAGCTTGAAACACTGCTCCTGGCATACAAAAGCGGCTACTTCGACAGTCCGAGGAGGGTTACTCTAAGAGATCTCGCCGAGATGCTGAACTCAGCCCCTCAAAGGTGA
- a CDS encoding ABC transporter ATP-binding protein produces the protein MPVIEVANVKKYYGEVRGVDGLSFSVEKGEIYGFLGPNGAGKTTTVKILVKILRDYTGEVRVLGKDLREWGKEYYNKIGVSFEFPAVYSRLTARENLGFFASFYKKHLDPTEVLKMVGLEEKADELVSGFSKGMKKKLDLARALLPDPEILFLDEPLEGLDPASARRIKDLLLEMRESGKTVFLTTHNMYVADELCDRVAFIVDGSIRLVDNPGELKVKMGKRLVKVEYVANGSVAVKEFPLENIGQNEEFLKIIREHEVRRINTEEPTLEEIFLKVAGRRLV, from the coding sequence ATGCCGGTGATTGAGGTTGCGAACGTTAAGAAGTACTACGGCGAAGTCAGAGGTGTTGATGGACTGAGCTTCTCCGTAGAGAAGGGCGAAATCTATGGCTTCCTTGGGCCGAACGGGGCCGGAAAGACGACAACGGTGAAAATCCTCGTGAAAATCTTGAGGGACTACACTGGAGAGGTCAGGGTGCTCGGCAAAGATTTGAGGGAGTGGGGGAAGGAGTACTACAACAAAATCGGCGTTTCCTTCGAGTTCCCGGCCGTTTATTCAAGGCTCACCGCCAGGGAAAACCTCGGGTTCTTCGCGAGCTTCTACAAAAAGCACCTCGACCCCACCGAAGTGCTCAAGATGGTCGGCCTGGAGGAGAAGGCGGACGAACTTGTTAGTGGCTTTTCGAAGGGCATGAAGAAGAAGCTCGACCTCGCGAGGGCTTTACTGCCGGATCCGGAAATCCTCTTCCTCGACGAGCCGCTCGAAGGCCTCGACCCGGCGAGCGCGAGGAGGATAAAGGACCTGCTCCTGGAGATGCGTGAAAGCGGAAAGACGGTCTTCCTGACCACCCACAACATGTACGTGGCCGACGAGCTCTGCGACAGGGTGGCCTTCATCGTGGACGGCTCCATAAGGCTGGTGGACAATCCCGGCGAGCTGAAGGTGAAGATGGGCAAGCGGCTCGTTAAGGTGGAGTACGTCGCCAACGGCAGTGTTGCCGTGAAGGAGTTCCCGCTGGAGAACATCGGCCAGAACGAGGAGTTCCTCAAAATCATCCGGGAGCACGAAGTCAGGAGAATAAACACGGAGGAGCCCACCCTGGAGGAGATATTCCTAAAGGTGGCGGGGAGGAGGCTCGTATGA
- a CDS encoding fluoroquinolone export ABC transporter permease subunit translates to MRNIVRTNIVLGMRSYVYPIYLLVALAYGLMLLAFPERYLPTMVPIFLLFEPGLVGFMFVGTEIFAEKKDGAIGALAVTPIDWRSYILTKTLLLSLLSVIGAVLIMAIGTRSLNGLPYVVVGTFLVSIVYTLLGIAVSAKYRDLDDYFIPILGVLVVSLLPFAHYHGYLTGDVWKVLYAVPSYPAIYFFKAPFEEIARKTLAYSAATLLAWSGIAYQLAKIRFYRYAVEGLR, encoded by the coding sequence ATGAGGAATATCGTCAGAACGAACATTGTTCTCGGGATGAGGAGCTACGTTTATCCCATATACCTGCTCGTGGCCTTAGCTTATGGCCTCATGCTCCTTGCCTTCCCGGAGCGCTACCTTCCGACGATGGTGCCGATCTTCCTCCTTTTCGAGCCGGGGCTCGTTGGCTTCATGTTCGTTGGCACGGAGATATTCGCCGAAAAGAAGGACGGCGCGATAGGCGCTCTGGCGGTCACGCCGATAGACTGGAGGAGCTACATCTTAACTAAAACACTCCTCCTGAGCCTGCTCTCAGTCATCGGCGCGGTGCTCATAATGGCAATAGGCACCCGCTCCCTCAACGGGCTTCCGTATGTGGTTGTTGGGACCTTTCTCGTCTCCATAGTTTACACGCTCCTTGGAATAGCGGTCTCGGCCAAATACCGCGACCTCGACGACTACTTCATCCCGATACTGGGGGTTCTGGTGGTCTCGCTCCTGCCCTTCGCGCACTACCATGGCTATCTGACGGGTGACGTCTGGAAGGTTCTCTATGCAGTCCCGAGCTATCCGGCGATATACTTCTTCAAGGCGCCCTTCGAGGAGATAGCAAGGAAAACGCTGGCCTATTCAGCGGCGACCCTGCTCGCCTGGTCTGGAATAGCCTATCAGCTCGCTAAAATCCGCTTTTACAGGTATGCTGTGGAGGGATTGAGATGA
- a CDS encoding ABC transporter permease — MSFVRKFLSIYKTDLKLLRRDPMLVYSVAMTLVLLLIVRYFKDRIGVYYPLLALLMMLFIPMIFGMVPGFMMADEKEDKTIQALQVIPISSEAFLAYRLTWASVVTVVMTGLAPTILDIEISRNGLLALMALFVLEVWIYGLLITVFSESRMQALTVSKVLGWLLMLPPLIKLVVEWRDLSTDWSKFTAFLPTYWLYKVFEEIPLNDYSDFPVAIAVHLVWLVPLVVLFKKRVL, encoded by the coding sequence ATGAGCTTTGTGAGGAAGTTCCTTTCCATCTACAAGACCGACCTCAAGCTCCTCCGCAGGGACCCCATGTTGGTCTATTCCGTGGCAATGACCCTTGTGCTCCTCCTTATCGTCCGGTACTTCAAAGACCGCATTGGAGTTTACTACCCGCTGCTCGCCCTGCTGATGATGCTGTTCATCCCCATGATATTCGGCATGGTGCCCGGTTTCATGATGGCGGACGAGAAGGAGGACAAGACCATACAGGCCCTTCAGGTGATTCCAATATCGAGCGAGGCTTTCCTCGCCTACAGGCTTACGTGGGCCTCTGTGGTTACGGTGGTGATGACCGGCCTCGCACCCACAATCCTCGACATTGAAATCTCGCGGAACGGCCTGCTGGCGCTCATGGCGCTCTTCGTGCTCGAGGTCTGGATTTACGGACTGCTCATCACGGTGTTCTCGGAGTCGAGGATGCAGGCACTGACTGTATCAAAAGTCCTGGGCTGGCTCCTCATGCTACCGCCGCTGATAAAGCTGGTCGTGGAGTGGAGGGATCTCTCAACCGACTGGAGCAAGTTCACAGCTTTCCTCCCGACCTACTGGCTCTACAAGGTGTTCGAGGAGATTCCGCTCAACGACTACAGCGACTTTCCTGTTGCTATAGCCGTCCACCTGGTCTGGCTCGTCCCGCTGGTGGTGCTCTTCAAGAAGAGGGTGCTGTAA
- a CDS encoding prenyltransferase/squalene oxidase repeat-containing protein: protein MREKLLAVLLILASILAVAALTWNSPSEPVIQKFVDPAWKNWTVKRLELAQDPVTGGWSGVHFTITPSIYATYHGTLALELLNLTPKDPQKTVEFLRDYETKVYAGQNSRSNVDVLDIYYLLVLFDKFNLTPQYGRTLEHLIIKDMEESEPSIIHARSLILLNSTLARNVSMSLWLSLEPEHSLEFVWSFLQYRELLLESGYSINEIPNYTKMHNLALAVFNDASRELDDPGFYDAYILAHFIKEENIQNETLKKHLLEAIFKYKCPDGSYSDMVGEERGHIDTTHWAVEAITYLGGKVGEDTVCYLRSRESPLGGFIKIPNFIVPNPVNTGFSVIVLRYLNSTVPKEEKVKEYLLTRLSTEDEPPVMWVEYRALKELGVPREELRGAAEPRIREFIASTNLSEIYHNHYLLRDIYYLLLTSNELGIKIDPQWNGTVKSLVLSLRDDDGGFGSRITSVETIRLETTLYSVLVLNELGYGYRDEKTVEFIKSQRDGALWRFLPTTRYALLALNSLGAKIDRKEEMINALELAKCPYGFFSYGSCENPESGDIMATFQVLEILRLIDEN from the coding sequence ATGAGGGAGAAGCTCCTTGCCGTCCTTTTAATTTTGGCCAGCATTCTGGCCGTTGCGGCACTAACCTGGAATAGCCCCTCCGAGCCCGTTATTCAAAAGTTTGTTGACCCCGCCTGGAAAAACTGGACTGTAAAACGGCTTGAACTTGCCCAGGACCCAGTCACTGGCGGCTGGAGCGGTGTGCACTTTACGATAACCCCCTCGATTTACGCGACCTACCACGGCACTCTGGCGCTGGAGCTGCTGAACCTCACCCCTAAAGACCCCCAGAAGACGGTGGAGTTCCTGCGGGACTACGAGACCAAGGTTTACGCCGGCCAAAACTCCCGCTCCAACGTGGACGTCCTCGACATTTACTACCTCCTAGTGCTCTTCGACAAGTTCAACCTGACTCCTCAGTACGGGAGGACACTTGAGCACTTAATTATTAAGGACATGGAGGAGTCAGAGCCCAGCATTATCCACGCCAGGAGCCTTATTCTGCTTAATTCCACCCTAGCGCGGAACGTCTCCATGTCGCTCTGGCTTTCTCTGGAGCCCGAACATTCGCTGGAGTTCGTGTGGAGCTTCCTTCAGTACCGGGAACTTCTTTTGGAGTCGGGATATTCAATTAACGAAATACCGAATTACACAAAAATGCACAACCTGGCCCTCGCCGTGTTTAACGATGCGTCGCGTGAGCTCGATGACCCAGGCTTTTATGACGCCTACATACTCGCCCATTTTATAAAAGAAGAGAACATCCAGAATGAAACTCTCAAGAAGCATCTCCTTGAGGCAATCTTCAAATACAAGTGCCCGGACGGGTCGTACTCGGATATGGTGGGGGAAGAAAGGGGGCACATTGACACCACTCACTGGGCCGTAGAGGCCATAACCTATCTTGGAGGCAAGGTTGGGGAAGACACCGTCTGCTACCTTCGCTCCAGGGAAAGCCCCTTGGGCGGTTTTATTAAAATCCCCAACTTCATAGTTCCAAACCCCGTGAACACGGGTTTCTCGGTGATAGTGCTGAGGTACCTGAACTCCACCGTGCCAAAGGAGGAGAAAGTCAAGGAGTACCTGCTCACAAGGCTTTCAACGGAGGACGAGCCGCCCGTGATGTGGGTAGAGTACAGAGCCCTTAAAGAGCTCGGTGTTCCAAGGGAAGAGCTTAGGGGTGCCGCGGAGCCCCGGATACGCGAGTTCATCGCCAGCACGAACCTTTCAGAAATCTACCACAACCACTACCTCCTGAGGGACATCTACTACCTTCTTTTGACCAGCAACGAACTGGGCATCAAAATTGACCCGCAGTGGAATGGGACAGTAAAATCTCTCGTTTTAAGCCTGAGGGACGATGATGGAGGTTTCGGAAGCAGAATAACGTCAGTGGAGACAATCCGGCTCGAAACAACTCTTTATTCCGTCCTGGTTCTCAACGAACTTGGGTACGGGTACAGGGACGAGAAGACCGTTGAGTTCATTAAATCGCAGAGAGACGGCGCGCTGTGGCGGTTTTTACCGACAACCAGGTACGCTCTGCTGGCCCTGAATTCGCTGGGAGCGAAGATTGACAGAAAAGAAGAAATGATAAACGCGCTTGAGCTGGCAAAGTGTCCCTACGGCTTTTTCTCCTACGGTTCATGCGAGAACCCGGAGTCCGGGGACATCATGGCGACGTTTCAGGTGCTTGAAATCCTAAGGCTCATCGATGAAAACTGA